Within Raphanus sativus cultivar WK10039 unplaced genomic scaffold, ASM80110v3 Scaffold1402, whole genome shotgun sequence, the genomic segment TTGCTTTGATTGTGCTCTTGCAGTACATTCCTAGATTCTATCTGATCATCCCGTTGAGTTCTCAGATCGTTAAAGCTACTGGAGTTGTTACAAAGACGGCTTGGGCTGGAGCTGCTTATAACCTCTTGCTATACATGCTCGCTAGTCATGTATGTGATGATCacattcttttaattcttttattataGTAGATGATGGTTGGTGTTTTGTTTTGGCACAGGTGCTTGGTGCGGCGTGGTATATACTATCGTTTGATAGATACACGTCATGCTGGAAAACGAGATGCAACAAAGAAGATGTTGGAGTGAACTGTTATCTCTATTACCTAGACTGTGATTCACCACTCTATGACACCAGGCAGCAGCAATGGGCTAATGTCACAAACGTGTTTAAGCTCTGCGATGCTAGACAGGGGGAGTTCAAGTATGGGATGTTCGAGAACGCAATCACTAAAAAAGTTGTGTCTTCGAACTTCAACGAGAGATATTTCTACTGCTTATGGTGGGGGTTGCAGCAGCTTAGGTAAGTAATCATCAAAACTCAAGCTTTTTAGATATGTCATTAATCTGATGGCTGTTACTATCAATGTCTCCCAGTTCTTATGGACAGAATCTGTCCACTACCACGTTCATTGGGGAGACCACGTTTGCTGTGCTGATTGCAATCTTTGGTCTTGTCCTCTTTGCTCATCTCATTGGGAATATGCAGGTATGGTTTTTGGTCTTGTCCTCTCATTGCTTATCTCTTTTCCTGTGCTCATTTgcaatgtttgtttgtttgtttgttagaCGTATTTGCAATCTTTGACGGTACGGCTTGAGGAATGGAGGTTGAAGAAGAGAGACACAGAGGAGTGGATGAGACATCGCCAACTTCCTGAAGATTTGAGAGACCGTGTGAGGCGTTATGAGCAGTATAAGTGGCTTGCAGCGAGAGGTGTAGACGAAGAGGTTCTCCTGCAAAGTTTGCCTACTGATCTTCGCCGTGATATCCAACGTCACCTGTGCTTAGACCTTGTTCGAAGAGTAAGTTTTTTTCAGTTGTTTTGGTTAAGGCCTACGGGTCCGGGTGGTTCGGGTAGTTCGGTTCGATAGTTCGGTTTTTGATTAGTCTGGTTCAACGTAAATCTTACCGAATCAATCTGAAATAGTGTTCAGTATTCGGTTAGTTATCCTACCGAGGTTTTTGATTTCGGTTATGTTAGtttgattttgttaaaattttggataaGTTCAGTTATTTTGGTTAGTTCGGTTTGAGATTTGGttagtttggttcgggtttTTGGTATAGTTTGgttatgtattttttaataagaaaaccAAAGTAACTGATTgtcaaaccaaaccgaaaaccgaacaTTTGAAAAAACTTACCGAATTGAACGGAACTAACCAAATTTTTTGCATCTCGACTTagtcggttcggtttggtttgttttggttttagacttttagttcCTAAGTGTGGTGTTAGTTGCAAGCCATTTACAGTGTAGATCTTTTGTTAACTCCATAATGTGTTGATGTCTGAATCATGCAGGTTCCATTTTTCTCCCAAATGGATGATCAGTTACTCGACGCCATATGCGAGCGTCTGGTTTCTTCTCTGTGTACGGAAGGGACTTACCTTGTGCGTGAAGGTGACTTAATCACAGAGATGCTATTTATCATCAGAGGTAGACTCGAGAGTTCCACAACCAATGGAGGCAGAACCGGTTTCTTCAACTCGATCATACTAAGACCTGGAGATTTCTGCGGGGAGGAGCTTCTTTCGTGGGCTCTGCTTCCCAAATCAACCTTGAACTTACCGTCTTCTACAAGAACCGTTAGGGCTTTGGTTGAAGTCGAAGCATTCGCTCTTAGAGCTGAAGATTTGAAGTTTGTTGCCAATCAGTTTAGGAGGCTACACAGCAAGAAGCTTCAGCATACTTTCAGATTCTACTCCCACCACTGGAGGACTTGGGCTGCTTGCTTCATACAAGCCGCTTGGCGCAGGTACAAGAGAAGAGCTATGGAGAATCATCTCATTGCGGTTGAATCAAAgcaaagtgatgatgatgaagaagaagtggtagtaggaaaagaagaagaagagaaagagaaagaagagtgTGTAGGGTCGAGTCCGAAGATGAACATTGGAGTTATGGTTTTGGCTTCACGTTTTGCAGCTAATACAAGACGTGGTGTTGCAGCTCAGAGAGTTAAGGATGTGGAGTTGCCTCGGTTTAAGAAACCCGAAGAGCCTGATTTCTCTGCTGAGCCTGATGATTGATTTGACTGCATTCATATAAACAGAAAAGAAGCTGACATGTTTTAGTTACAGTACTggtgacttttttttttagtgatGCGTACGTAGCTCTACATATTAAGTTTCCTGGTTATTGTGGAGTTAAAAAGAAATCtagtgtgttttgtttttttttgtacatgAAAACATATTGTGTAATCTAAGCTAAGCTTTGGAACAGAAGCTGCTTCGTTGTTGGAATTTTATCCTTTTGTAAAAGCATTCTCGTACGTTGATTGTTTCTTTTGCCTGAGACTTGAGTTTGTCCTTTGCAACCTTCACATTCTTGTAGAGGTTCTTTTAGCGTCGAGAAACTAAATACACGGTAAGAATCCGTAGCATGTTCTGCATATCGCTAATGAAGCAATTTCTTATTAATTGATAGGAAGGTCTATTGACAATTTTGGCTTAGTCTATATAcacaacaaaacacacaaatgaTGAGTTTGGTCCACGGAAAAAAAGTTAAAAGCGTTTAGTTTCCTTTTCTACTGACCGAGATGTCGGAACAAATCATAATCTAATCATGGATACTGAGCAGACGAACTTAAGTGTTTGAAATATATGACATGATAACTATATAGAGAGCTTTAATTTCTAGAAATTTCGAGTCCCAGATATTATAGAAAAGTTAGGTATCTCGTGCATAAGCAGTTATGCACATTGAACGGGTCATGAATGACAGTATCAAATTATCAGCCTTCTTAATGACCGGAGAAAAAGCATTTTAGACTTCCTTTTGTATCACTTTGTATCACTTGGTCttcaagaattttatttttgtttttaactatAAGTGATATTTTCTTAGTTATAGATAAAGTATAATGTCATTTGAAATTTGTGatcaattacaaaattattcatatatttttattggttgaattaattttatttaatattaatttatgtaatcaagataaattacatagaaatttgtattttttaataattgtgtaagaaccttaaacatcacttatAATGATACAGAAGAAATAATAattattctttaatttatagCAAATGATTAGTAATTACTAATTCTACAGTTtaatagtgtatatatatatatatatatgcgcGCGCGTGTGTACATGAATATGTCAAAACTCAGGAGATGCCATATAGCAGTTGAACCTTAGTGTGTAGTTGCTCACACCAAAAGTTAAGTTCATGTTCCCTTTCCAAAAAGCTCATATTCAACATGAGGTTTCAATCATATAAGGTGGAGATTTGTGACCCCTTTTAGTTATaatatactctctctgttttttaaagatgtatattttggagttttcacacatattaagaaaacacattaatcatgcattgtttttagaaaatatcaaatttcaatgcattttaaccaatagtctttcaataaattcaattaattttattgaaaattgcaatttttatatagaaaacataaaaaatacatttttttgaaacaaatattttttccagaaaatgcatcttttaaaaacagagggagtaatacaTATCTTATATTCGTAAATGATTATCTTCACAtccttttcattttaataattaaagaaagaaagactggaaaatatataaaataggtAACGGGTCTTTGAGTAAAGTTGCAGCATTTGCTGCATTATTTTAGTTTCCACTTGAAGATTATTCAATTACACTCTCACGTTGGTCTGTTATTATGAGTTTCTTTTTGTCACTTCAAGATCAAGTATTGGCATGGTGTATGATGAATCTTTTATTTGAGATAAACTGAATCTAATCTAAACTTTCAACTACTGCAGTGTCTAATGCGTATAATCTTTCTTACTTTTGGCTGATGATATATTTAACTATGAAATGAGGAGGTATAATGCAAATCCAccaaaaagattaaaaagaGGCAACAAGGTccatatataactaaataattgAATGATATAAAGGCATGTTTTGGTTTGTCTTCTCCTTGTTCTAGTGCTTCTCTTTGGCTAAAATcctttatttgaaaatattaaagtatatCCCCATAAATTATTTGTGTCAATAATTAGGTTTAGGACTgctttatatataacaaatccATATTTTATGATACTGAAAAGGTACGGGTCATGCTTTTATCAGTTATGTATAAACAAGTACCGAAAACGTCAACCTTATCTTCCACTCCTAAAGATTACTACTATATTGTAATATCTAAAAAGGTGAAGggaaaaacaatatattttgaagGCTTTGTCTTCAAGTGTATAGCAAGGAACCCGGAGTTAtctgaggaaaaaaaaacagacatcTATACATAGAAtaaatcagaaaatatcatttttgtgCACTAAGTGGTTGAGactttaaacaaataaaataccATTACAATTAGCACTTTGTGTCGAACGATTTTCAATTTTCGGGGGCATAAGATCGATTTTCAGTAGATGTATATCacaacaatatttatatttagtttgaAAACAATCTGAAATTTTGCTAGATAAATGATATATACATAGGCATATTGACCACATGAAGTCACTTGGCATGCATACCgttgctaaaaaaaaatcagtagaCTTAACAGGTCATgcttacatatgattaaattgtGGATGTACCTGATGTAGTTTTAAATTCGATCTTGCAGTCTATATTGAACATGAAAAGACATGGCGTCATTTAGTTTAGATCACTGGACCGAGTGTCCTAATCGTTTCTTGTTATCATACGTTAGTTAGGTTTAAATTTATTATCGGTGGTTGACCGGTGTGTAGGTTGAGGCTTTGAATCAATGGTCATAAATGATAAAATCCAATTGTGGCTTCAATTCAAGAACACAAAAGGACCAATCACTACGTATGGTATGACCGACAGCTTAGCATTTTGAATTTTGAACACGTTTTCGTCAAAGCCGATAATTTTCAACTTCGTTTTGAAGTACCTCTAGAAATCTAAATCGCGTATTCACCAAAGTAAAACTCGACGACATTTACGAAAACATGTTAAGTGTAAATCTTGTTGTCAATGTAGTCACTGTAAAAAACTTTACAGTTGGTACTTGAATTGAACATCAAGTAAGAAACATTGTCAATCTTCCTGGTCTTAATACTATCATTTATTATCACTACTTTGTTTCAGACTAAAGcttatttcaaatacaaaaaaaaaaaaaaaaaacagaaactaaaAACGCATTAAAGGAAAACTATGAGTTATTGAGTCAGATATTTGCGattttcttaataaatatttggtcCATGAGAGTGGTTGGATTTGCTGCTTTCATTCTAAAAAGGTGAAATAAAGACAAGCCACATACTAGCCCAACcacttaatattttaaaaagtacaACTTTTTACTGAAATTAATGTCCTCTGAATATTATAAAGTACTATACTTTAGTAGCATAGTCTTTCTAAAATTCAGTATGCTACGAGAGACTAATATATTGAATAATATCTTTCCATTAAACTCCAAGAAGAAACATACGAAAGAATAATCAAATGTAACCCTGAATAAAGTAGTAAAAATCCACTATGTCACCACTAAGATCTCTGTATGTTAATTAATTTCGTATTACTAGGAGATTCCTCCTATTCTTTTTGTGGAAGTATCAACTATCAACTTTCAACTTTCGTAGTATCATAAAAAGGATGTAAATTATTCTGAGCCGTTGATAACTCTTTTTTACTGTAATGTTTACCGAACTTTTCTCTCCCCGCCAAAGACGGTTTGGAGACATAACACTATTTACATCTTTCCCCCTTCCCCAATTCATTAATTACGAATCCACCCCTCcttaccaacaaaaaaaaaattactcaaaCGACCACTGTTCTTATACTATTCGGAAGATAACCTCCAGAATTTCGATCACTTACATCATCTTCAAGCTGAATACTAATCACAGAATCTTCTGAAGAAGAACACACTCGAGACTTCACGCTATTCAAGCTCGAACCCATTGCTTCCTCAAGCCACTCCTCTAAGCTAATCTTGCTAAGCCAAATAGCACCAGCGATCCTCTCCAGAGCCTCGTCTTCGATCTCCACCGCGAGACCGTCACCGAAATGTTTCTTTAAAGATTCTGCAGTCTTGCTCTTGATCGAACCAAAATCGACCGGTCTAAAGACTATAGCGTCGTCTGCTAACGCCACTAGCTTGTGGAGGAAGTTACTATTGTCCTCTTGTTCGTTGTGCTCGACCGTTACATCACTAGACGAATCAAACTCGACCGCTTCGTTCAAATCGAAACATATCTCTTTCCTCTGCTTTGTCTCATCATTGTAAAGCCAGTTCGGTTTGCGTTTACGTGTACTGCTTCCGTTGCAAACAGAGAGTCTTAACGTCCATCCTCTGCTGCTCACCAGACTCTCTAGTCTCGTCTCGTCGATAGGAACAACGTTTCCCGCTAAACCGAGCGATGAATCCGTAGTCAGGATTATAATAACGTTCCCTAGACTAACCTCACGTCCATACGAATCGCAGATCCTCCCTCGTTCCATCGCTAGCTTCACGTTGTTACGCAGCAACACATCAGCTTCGTCGACGTCTTCCATCACGATAACCGCAAACGGGTTTCTCCTAACCGTTTCCGCTAATCTATCCAACGCCGTTTTGCCTCGGAGGCTTAAACCGTCGTCCTCCGTCCGAGAACGCGAACCGACGCTGATGGTTATCGGTTGGCTTCCTCCAGAGACGAGATCGGACAGCGCAGACGCCATTCTGGTCTTCCCGGTTCTGTCTGGACCGGTGAACATTAACCAAATATCACCCTTTGATCTCCCGTTTCCGTGTTTGCATTCTGTAATCGC encodes:
- the LOC130504182 gene encoding cyclic nucleotide-gated ion channel 17-like, encoding MELRKDKLLMLYSDRKERKEAIWAVNDPMSKSYKLSLPSALKPPDNNLLSGNRISRYTTDNKSKPSSSWYKTILDPGSEIVLKWNWVFIISCMLALFIDPLYFFVPAIGGNKDYPCAKTDTNLRILVTFFRTIADLFYLLHIFIKFRTGFIAPNSSTRVFGRGELVMDPKAIAWRYLKSDFIIDLVATLPLPQIVIWFVMPATRSYRFDHSNNDLALIVLLQYIPRFYLIIPLSSQIVKATGVVTKTAWAGAAYNLLLYMLASHVLGAAWYILSFDRYTSCWKTRCNKEDVGVNCYLYYLDCDSPLYDTRQQQWANVTNVFKLCDARQGEFKYGMFENAITKKVVSSNFNERYFYCLWWGLQQLSSYGQNLSTTTFIGETTFAVLIAIFGLVLFAHLIGNMQTYLQSLTVRLEEWRLKKRDTEEWMRHRQLPEDLRDRVRRYEQYKWLAARGVDEEVLLQSLPTDLRRDIQRHLCLDLVRRVPFFSQMDDQLLDAICERLVSSLCTEGTYLVREGDLITEMLFIIRGRLESSTTNGGRTGFFNSIILRPGDFCGEELLSWALLPKSTLNLPSSTRTVRALVEVEAFALRAEDLKFVANQFRRLHSKKLQHTFRFYSHHWRTWAACFIQAAWRRYKRRAMENHLIAVESKQSDDDEEEVVVGKEEEEKEKEECVGSSPKMNIGVMVLASRFAANTRRGVAAQRVKDVELPRFKKPEEPDFSAEPDD